The DNA segment CGAGTGAAAAACCTGGATTAGTTACTATAGGCGGCCAGGTGTGGGCTGCGCGGGTTGTACATCATGATGATGTTATGCGTATAGGGGATGTTGTTGAAGTGGTCGATGTGCGCGGAGCACATGTTGTAGTAAAAAAGATTTAAATAAAGGTGTTCGTATCCTTTGATCCCCAGCTCCGTTACTCTGCATCGGGGTCCCTTGACCCAATCCTCGCTCCTCTGTATTGGGTGCCCGGGTGAAGAAAAACGGAAGCTGGGCCAAGAACATGGGGTTAAACAAGCTCAGGACGAACGGGGAAATATAAATAAGGAGTTATCATGTTATTTTCAATCTATGGAACAGCGATTTTTTTTGGAATAGCGTTTTTATTTTTAGTTATTTTGTTATCTAAATCAGTTTATTTGGTGCAACAAGCTGAAGTAATAATTATTGAGCGCCTTGGTAAGTTTGATCGTATTATTGGACCAGGGTTACATATTGTGGTGCCATTTATTGAGCAACCACGTACAGTTGTCTGGAGCTTTATACAACAAGAAGACAATGGTAAACGTTATTACACTATGACCAAAATTATTGAACGCATTGATCTTCGTGAATCGGTGTATGATTTTCCTAAACAAAACGTTATTACTAAAGATAATGTGACGATGGAAATTAATGCGTTGCTTTACTATCAGATTACTGATCCTAAAGCTGCAGTGTACGAAATTAACAATATGCCAGAAGCAATCGAGAAATATACGCAAACACGTCTGCGCGATATTATCGGGTCAATGGATCTTGATGAAACGCTTGTTTCTCGTAACACAATCAATGCGCGTTTGACTGAAATATTAGATGAAGCAACTGATAAATGGGGCGTTAAGGTAAATCGTGTTGAACTGCAAGAAGTTAATCCACCGGCAGATATTCGTGTTGCGATGGAAAAACAGATGCGTGCTGAACGCGAACGTCGCGAAATGATTTTACGCTCTGAAGGTAAAAAACAATCAGCAATTTTAGAGGCTGAAGGCGTACGTGAAGCGCAAATTCTGGAAGCTGATGGTCAGGCACAATCACGTTTAAAGATAGCTGATGCAGAAGCCAAAACCATTACTATGATTCAGCAAGCGGCACAAGCGGATCCTTTGCCGTATTTAATTGCAATGCAATATGTTAAAGCGTTACCTGAGATGGTAAAAGGAAAAGACGATAAGTTAGTCGTTATTCCATACGAAGCAAGTTCAATGATTGGGTCATTGGCAACAATCAAGAAATTGTTTGAGAATATTTCGTAAAAATCCTTCGACAGGCTCAGGATGAGCGGTGAAGATATTTTATAAATAAAAAGTCCCGGATTAAAGCCGGGATTTTTTATGTTGGTTAGTTTTAAAAATTATTGTTGCAAGCAGCTTTTTTTCTTCATTTGGCATCATGAAAATAATTTTTGTATTGTCCAGATTATAAGCTTTATTGTCGGTGAGAATGAGTTCTGTATCTGTTGGCGCAATAGTGACTCTTTTGTCGTCGGAGTCTTCTGCTGTGATGAGGATAGTGTTTTTATTAAGAGGTAAGAGTTTTTCAGATTTCGATGGGCCTATGTTGATAATTGTTACAAATCCTTCTGAGGAGCCTTTTGGTGTATACCATATATTAACCGCGCATGCATGTTTATTTGTTACAGTGAGCCTTTGCTCAGGACTTTCTGCTGTAAAGATATAAAATGGTAATAATAGTGCAATGTGCAGAATGATATGCTTCATCTGTTTCCTTTTTTAATATGTTGAAAAAATAGCATATATTTTCATAGCAGAAAAAGGATCACAAATACAAATGTAGACCACATATTTTCTGCTGATCAAATAAGTGCAGACACAAAATATTTTACTATAAATCTACCCCAATAGAACGTGTTTCTTGTTCATCTTTTTTGATTGTTATTACAGGATGATGTTTATAACTTTCAACCAATTCTTTATCATGCGTAATAATCACCACAATAAGATCTAATTCTTTGGCTAATGTATTAAGAAATTGCATGACCATATGGCTATTTTTGTCATCAAGTGCTGCGGTTGGTTCATCGAGTAAAAGCACTTGCGTGGGTTTTTGTAATGTCATGATGATTGCTAAAATCTGTTTTTGTCCACCAGATAGTTGTTGTATAGGCAGCGAATGGTCAATATTAAAATTATGCATAATTGCAGGAATATGCGTGGAACTGGAAAGGGGTTGTAGGCGTGGGTAGAGCGGTAATTGTGCTAGTTTTACATTTTCTTCTACGGTCATCGTATTAATAACCATTTTATTGATATGTTGCCTAAAAGTCAATTGGTAGGCTTGTTTTCGCAATCCACTATAATTTGGGGGGCTACAAGTTTAAAAGTAAAACGGACAACTTCTTGTTCTGATTTTTGTAGCGAGACATTTTTTTTAGTTATGATAATTGCGTCATCAGTCTTTGGATGTATGATAAATTCATCAAAATCATGTGCGGTAATGGCTTGTTTTTTTTCTTGAGAGTGTTCTTCATAAAACGATATTAAAGAACTTTTATCTGACTGCTTTTCAACGAAACAAGCTTTATAGTGTGTATCCATTTGTTTCATTACAATAGTTGTGTGAGCTACATAACATCTTAACGAAGAAG comes from the Candidatus Babeliales bacterium genome and includes:
- a CDS encoding SPFH domain-containing protein, encoding MLFSIYGTAIFFGIAFLFLVILLSKSVYLVQQAEVIIIERLGKFDRIIGPGLHIVVPFIEQPRTVVWSFIQQEDNGKRYYTMTKIIERIDLRESVYDFPKQNVITKDNVTMEINALLYYQITDPKAAVYEINNMPEAIEKYTQTRLRDIIGSMDLDETLVSRNTINARLTEILDEATDKWGVKVNRVELQEVNPPADIRVAMEKQMRAERERREMILRSEGKKQSAILEAEGVREAQILEADGQAQSRLKIADAEAKTITMIQQAAQADPLPYLIAMQYVKALPEMVKGKDDKLVVIPYEASSMIGSLATIKKLFENIS
- a CDS encoding ATP-binding cassette domain-containing protein; this translates as MVINTMTVEENVKLAQLPLYPRLQPLSSSTHIPAIMHNFNIDHSLPIQQLSGGQKQILAIIMTLQKPTQVLLLDEPTAALDDKNSHMVMQFLNTLAKELDLIVVIITHDKELVESYKHHPVITIKKDEQETRSIGVDL